One genomic region from Skermania piniformis encodes:
- a CDS encoding ABC transporter substrate-binding protein, with the protein MNSAVLRWIGCAGLAVSLLATTTACGNSDPFGDSPADTDPNHIVIGSANFPESETVADIYAKALAANGFQISTKLNIGSREAYVPAVQEGSISLIPDYTGNLLRYLDKSATATAPDEVNRDLQKALGSDLTIATPAPGEDKDAVVVTRETANTWQLTSIADLAPHSAEVKFGAPAEFRERPVGLPGLKRNYDLDIAPENFVPIGDGGGPATVQALASGQVTAADIFTTSPAIKKNDFVVLADPKNNFPAQNVVPLINAKKRTDKLIKVLDAVSARLTTDELVALNEAVSGETKTDPQAAADAWVAARGLDKPVG; encoded by the coding sequence ATGAACTCCGCTGTGCTGCGCTGGATCGGCTGCGCCGGGCTGGCGGTGTCGCTGCTGGCGACCACCACCGCCTGCGGCAACTCGGATCCGTTCGGCGACAGCCCGGCCGACACCGACCCGAACCATATCGTGATCGGCTCGGCCAATTTCCCGGAGTCCGAGACCGTCGCCGACATCTACGCGAAGGCATTGGCTGCCAACGGCTTTCAGATCAGCACCAAGTTGAACATCGGCAGCCGCGAAGCGTACGTTCCGGCCGTGCAGGAGGGCTCGATCAGCCTCATCCCGGACTACACCGGAAACCTGTTGCGGTATCTGGACAAGAGTGCCACCGCAACCGCGCCGGACGAGGTCAACCGGGACCTGCAGAAGGCGCTGGGATCCGACCTGACGATCGCCACCCCGGCGCCCGGCGAGGACAAAGATGCCGTGGTGGTCACCCGCGAGACGGCGAACACCTGGCAGCTGACCTCGATCGCCGACCTCGCACCGCATTCGGCCGAGGTGAAATTCGGGGCGCCGGCGGAGTTCCGCGAGCGGCCGGTGGGCCTGCCCGGGCTGAAGCGAAACTACGACCTCGACATCGCGCCGGAGAACTTCGTCCCGATCGGCGACGGCGGCGGCCCGGCCACGGTGCAGGCGCTGGCATCGGGCCAGGTGACCGCAGCAGACATCTTCACCACCTCGCCCGCGATCAAGAAGAACGACTTCGTGGTGCTGGCCGACCCGAAGAACAACTTTCCGGCGCAGAACGTGGTACCGCTGATCAATGCGAAGAAACGCACCGACAAGCTGATCAAGGTGCTCGACGCCGTCTCCGCCCGGCTGACCACCGACGAACTCGTCGCGCTGAACGAGGCCGTGTCGGGCGAGACCAAGACCGATCCGCAGGCCGCGGCGGACGCCTGGGTTGCGGCGCGCGGCCTGGACAAACCCGTCGGCTGA
- a CDS encoding glycine betaine ABC transporter substrate-binding protein — MVAASGCTAPDPATDPRLAAVVTVGSVDSPAAALVAEIYAAALTRTGRAARVAPPVADRAALWAALDAGTLTLVPEQTGDLLGYLDPAATAVGAEDVYTAVTRALPPGLADGDYAAAAPGTPTSVVTLAGRRTVGEYPCPWPRIGLAADADPPRCADAVLARFPDADELAGALADREVAAVVPARNVFPVYREGALDDDARRALNTVAGELDTATLNALVARRQAGERSADLAAGWLDDRAG; from the coding sequence ATGGTCGCGGCAAGCGGCTGCACGGCACCGGATCCAGCGACCGATCCACGGCTTGCGGCGGTCGTGACGGTCGGTTCGGTCGATTCCCCGGCGGCCGCTCTGGTCGCGGAGATCTATGCTGCTGCGCTCACCCGGACGGGTCGAGCGGCCCGGGTCGCACCGCCGGTCGCCGACCGGGCAGCGTTGTGGGCCGCCCTCGATGCCGGCACGTTGACCCTGGTGCCGGAGCAGACCGGTGATCTGCTCGGCTATCTCGACCCGGCGGCGACCGCGGTCGGCGCCGAGGACGTCTACACCGCGGTCACCCGGGCGTTGCCGCCCGGACTGGCCGACGGTGACTATGCGGCCGCGGCGCCGGGGACACCGACGTCGGTGGTCACCCTGGCAGGACGGCGAACGGTCGGCGAGTACCCGTGTCCGTGGCCGCGGATCGGGTTGGCGGCCGACGCCGACCCGCCGCGCTGCGCCGATGCGGTGCTGGCGCGTTTTCCGGATGCCGACGAACTCGCCGGCGCGTTGGCCGACCGCGAGGTCGCAGCTGTGGTCCCGGCGCGCAACGTGTTCCCGGTCTACCGGGAAGGTGCGCTCGACGACGACGCCCGGCGGGCGCTGAACACGGTGGCCGGTGAGCTCGATACCGCCACGCTGAACGCCCTGGTCGCACGCCGGCAGGCAGGGGAACGGTCAGCCGACCTCGCCGCCGGTTGGCTCGACGATCGTGCCGGATAG
- a CDS encoding alpha/beta hydrolase: MIRRGTRGGLPLPLAAAVFGPGHRLLLNPRVPVGVQRRLADAVSTMHPLPADTRIEWVTLGGRPTARLTVGKPAASTDGAVLLLHGGGYTMGSARTHRGLAAYLARDTGRPVYLIEYRLAPEHPYPAAVDDAVAAIRELIQRYGDAGQIGLVGDSAGGGLALAATYRLRDEDHVVPAALALISPWVDLADPTDRPTDLVVSRAWSMANAAAYCGPVDWADPGCSPVFGDPTGLPPTLIQVCTRESLYDQDRRLAGILRDAGVEVTLSTDDRMWHDAQLQPGLLREAAAAVAEIAAFLGERLSGTIVEPTGGEVG; the protein is encoded by the coding sequence GTGATCCGCCGCGGTACCCGGGGCGGCCTGCCGTTGCCACTGGCGGCCGCCGTGTTCGGCCCGGGTCATCGGCTGCTGCTGAATCCGCGCGTGCCGGTCGGCGTGCAACGACGGCTGGCCGACGCCGTATCGACGATGCATCCGCTGCCCGCGGACACCCGGATCGAGTGGGTCACGCTCGGCGGACGTCCCACCGCCCGCCTGACGGTGGGCAAACCGGCCGCCAGCACCGACGGTGCGGTGCTGCTGCTCCACGGCGGCGGGTACACGATGGGGTCGGCGCGTACCCATCGCGGCCTCGCCGCATACCTGGCCCGGGACACCGGCCGGCCGGTCTACTTGATCGAATACCGGCTGGCGCCCGAACATCCCTACCCCGCCGCAGTCGACGACGCGGTCGCCGCGATCCGGGAACTGATCCAACGCTACGGCGACGCCGGACAGATCGGACTGGTCGGCGACTCGGCCGGCGGTGGGCTGGCGCTCGCCGCGACGTACCGGCTGCGCGACGAAGATCATGTCGTGCCGGCGGCATTGGCGCTGATCTCGCCCTGGGTGGATCTGGCGGACCCGACCGACCGGCCGACCGATCTGGTGGTGAGCCGAGCGTGGTCGATGGCGAACGCCGCGGCCTACTGTGGGCCGGTCGATTGGGCCGACCCCGGCTGCTCTCCCGTGTTCGGCGACCCGACCGGACTGCCCCCAACGCTGATCCAGGTGTGTACCCGGGAATCGCTGTACGACCAAGATCGCCGACTTGCCGGAATCTTGCGCGACGCCGGGGTCGAGGTGACGCTGAGCACCGACGACCGGATGTGGCACGACGCGCAACTGCAACCGGGACTGCTGCGGGAGGCCGCGGCAGCGGTCGCCGAGATCGCCGCCTTCCTCGGTGAGCGGCTATCCGGCACGATCGTCGAGCCAACCGGCGGCGAGGTCGGCTGA
- a CDS encoding SDR family NAD(P)-dependent oxidoreductase, translated as MSTFDGKVVVITGAGSGIGRALARELAGRGARLALSDVDTEGLAETAKLCTDLGAEVKTDRLNVAEREAVLVYADAVHAHYGVIHQIYNNAGIAHHGDVDQTTFKDFERVMDVDFWGVVNGTKAFLPYLEESGDGHVINISSLFGLIAMPGQSAYNAAKFAVRGFTEALRKEMLVGKRPVKVTCVHPGGIKTAVARNATVAGNHDQASVAELFDKYLAIHSPEMAARTIVDGVRRGRGRVLIGWEAHALDLLARVTGSGYQRVIALTSGRFLP; from the coding sequence ATGAGCACATTCGACGGCAAAGTGGTCGTGATCACCGGCGCAGGCTCGGGCATCGGCCGCGCGCTGGCCCGAGAGCTGGCCGGCCGCGGCGCCCGGCTGGCCCTGTCCGACGTCGACACCGAGGGACTCGCCGAAACCGCAAAACTGTGCACCGACCTCGGCGCCGAAGTGAAGACCGACCGGCTCAACGTCGCCGAACGCGAAGCGGTGCTGGTCTACGCCGACGCCGTACATGCCCATTACGGCGTGATCCACCAGATCTACAACAACGCCGGCATCGCGCATCACGGCGATGTCGACCAGACCACGTTCAAGGACTTCGAGCGGGTCATGGACGTCGACTTCTGGGGCGTCGTGAACGGCACCAAGGCCTTTCTCCCCTACCTGGAGGAGTCCGGCGACGGGCATGTGATCAACATCTCCAGCCTCTTCGGCTTGATTGCCATGCCGGGTCAGAGCGCCTACAACGCGGCCAAGTTCGCCGTTCGTGGATTCACCGAGGCATTGCGCAAAGAGATGCTGGTCGGCAAGCGTCCGGTCAAGGTCACCTGCGTCCACCCGGGCGGGATCAAGACCGCGGTAGCGCGCAACGCGACCGTCGCCGGCAACCACGACCAAGCGTCGGTCGCCGAGCTGTTCGACAAGTATCTCGCCATCCATTCCCCGGAGATGGCGGCACGCACCATCGTGGACGGCGTCCGCCGCGGCCGCGGCCGGGTGTTGATCGGCTGGGAAGCACACGCACTGGATCTGCTGGCCCGGGTCACCGGCTCCGGCTATCAGCGAGTGATCGCGCTCACCTCCGGCCGGTTTTTGCCGTGA
- a CDS encoding flavin-containing monooxygenase — MSPQVTDNGVRNRHVNTIVIGSGFAGLGTAIRLAQDGHTDFLVLERGADVGGTWRDNTYPGAACDVPSQLYSYSFAPNPEWTRSFSRQPEIQRYIKQVARKYGVLDRHVFDCDVTSARWNDDDGLWEIDSTQGSFTAKVLVSAVGALCEPALPNIKGIETFAGQIFHSARWDHDADLTGKRVAIIGTGASAIQIIPAIAPKVARLDVYQRTAPWLLPRVDRAYTQVEKLAFKYVPGMQQLYRAGIYLSRETQVVGLAKAPIAMKPLELLARAKLFYEVRDAELREKVTPDFAIGCKRMLISNEYYPALVRDNVDLVTDPIAEVTENAVVSADGTVREVDAIIVATGFHVTDSPTYATIKGRDGRSLADVFGDIGQQAYKGTAIANFPNMFFLVGPNTGLGHTSMVYMIESQINYVADAVRTMDRAGLRTVEVRLERQEKYNRDLQQALSHSVWTNGGCASWYLDKHGNNTTLWPGFTFQFRNQTRAFDDDAYHTTTLKIENLDKASSK, encoded by the coding sequence ATGAGTCCCCAGGTAACAGACAACGGCGTCCGAAACCGGCACGTGAATACCATCGTCATCGGCAGCGGCTTCGCCGGCCTCGGCACCGCGATCCGCCTCGCCCAGGATGGGCATACCGACTTCCTCGTGCTCGAACGCGGCGCCGACGTCGGCGGCACCTGGCGCGACAACACCTATCCCGGGGCCGCCTGTGATGTGCCGTCGCAGCTGTACTCCTACTCGTTCGCACCGAACCCCGAGTGGACCCGCTCCTTCTCCCGACAGCCGGAAATCCAGCGCTATATCAAGCAGGTGGCGCGCAAGTACGGCGTGCTGGACCGCCACGTGTTCGACTGTGACGTCACCAGCGCCCGCTGGAACGACGACGACGGCCTGTGGGAGATCGACAGCACCCAGGGTTCGTTCACCGCGAAGGTGCTCGTATCGGCGGTGGGCGCGCTCTGCGAGCCGGCACTGCCGAACATCAAGGGCATCGAGACCTTCGCCGGCCAGATCTTCCATTCGGCCCGCTGGGACCACGACGCGGATCTCACCGGCAAGCGGGTGGCGATCATCGGCACCGGAGCCTCGGCGATTCAGATCATTCCGGCGATCGCGCCGAAGGTGGCCCGGCTCGACGTCTATCAGCGCACCGCTCCGTGGCTGCTACCACGGGTGGATCGGGCCTATACCCAGGTCGAGAAGTTGGCCTTCAAGTACGTCCCCGGCATGCAGCAGCTCTACCGCGCCGGCATCTATCTGTCCCGGGAGACGCAGGTCGTCGGCCTGGCCAAGGCGCCGATCGCGATGAAGCCGCTGGAGCTGCTCGCCCGCGCCAAGCTGTTCTACGAGGTGCGCGACGCCGAGCTGCGGGAGAAGGTGACGCCCGATTTCGCGATCGGCTGCAAGCGGATGCTGATCTCCAACGAGTACTACCCCGCGCTGGTCCGCGACAACGTCGACCTGGTCACCGATCCGATCGCCGAGGTGACCGAGAACGCCGTGGTCAGCGCGGATGGAACGGTCCGCGAGGTGGACGCGATCATCGTCGCGACCGGCTTCCACGTCACCGATTCGCCCACCTACGCGACGATCAAGGGCCGGGACGGACGCAGCCTGGCCGACGTCTTCGGCGACATCGGCCAGCAGGCCTACAAGGGCACCGCCATCGCCAACTTCCCCAACATGTTCTTCCTGGTCGGACCGAACACCGGCCTCGGCCACACGTCTATGGTGTACATGATCGAATCGCAGATCAACTACGTCGCGGACGCGGTGCGCACGATGGATCGGGCCGGCTTGCGCACCGTCGAGGTGCGTCTCGAACGCCAGGAGAAGTACAACCGTGACCTGCAGCAGGCGTTGTCGCACAGCGTGTGGACCAACGGTGGTTGCGCCAGCTGGTACCTGGACAAGCACGGCAACAACACCACGTTGTGGCCCGGCTTCACCTTCCAGTTCCGTAACCAGACCCGCGCGTTCGACGACGACGCCTACCACACCACCACCCTGAAGATCGAGAACCTGGACAAGGCGAGCAGCAAATGA
- a CDS encoding TetR/AcrR family transcriptional regulator — translation MKRVRLDPVQRRDQLIRLGVEMLSIGGLERISVEEIAAKAGISKGLLFHYFTSKQGYHLEIVRQAAQDLLDAIDPKPGLPPIDMLRDSIERYVDYVVANREAYVSQLRGPASADPEFVEIFEANRSEIVRRILTQVPLGVDEATRPTVHLAVRGWIAFIEETTIAWLRTQPISRADLVELNVRALPAVALTSEMAVTLE, via the coding sequence GTGAAACGTGTCCGGCTCGATCCTGTCCAGCGCCGCGACCAGCTGATTCGGCTCGGGGTGGAGATGCTGTCGATCGGCGGTCTGGAGCGTATCTCGGTAGAAGAGATCGCGGCCAAAGCGGGAATCTCCAAGGGGCTGCTGTTCCACTACTTCACCTCCAAACAGGGCTATCACCTGGAGATCGTTCGGCAGGCTGCGCAGGATCTGTTGGACGCGATCGACCCGAAGCCGGGCTTACCGCCGATCGACATGTTGCGTGATTCGATCGAGCGGTACGTGGACTATGTCGTGGCAAACCGGGAGGCGTACGTCTCCCAGCTGCGTGGCCCGGCCAGTGCCGACCCCGAGTTCGTGGAGATCTTCGAAGCCAATCGGAGCGAGATCGTCCGTCGGATACTGACCCAGGTGCCGCTCGGCGTCGACGAGGCGACCCGGCCGACCGTTCACCTGGCCGTTCGTGGCTGGATCGCGTTCATCGAGGAGACGACGATCGCCTGGTTGCGGACGCAGCCGATCAGTCGGGCCGATCTGGTCGAGCTGAACGTGCGAGCACTGCCGGCGGTGGCGCTGACCTCCGAGATGGCGGTCACCCTGGAGTGA
- a CDS encoding multifunctional oxoglutarate decarboxylase/oxoglutarate dehydrogenase thiamine pyrophosphate-binding subunit/dihydrolipoyllysine-residue succinyltransferase subunit: MYQRFQDDPSSVDASWHEFLTDYTPDDTGTARTPSSRADAEPAPADPPPAPKAAPAPAPKAAPASKTPPAPAPTAPTVNVPVLAGDDPKVLRGAAAAVAKNMSASLTIPTATSVRAIPAKLMIDNRSVVNNHLARTRGGKISFTHMLGYAIVQAIKAFPNMNRHFADIDGKPNAVSPEHTNLGLAIDLPGKDGSRSLVVAGIKNTESMNFAQFHSAYEDIVRRARNGKLTAEDFAGVTISLTNPGTIGTVHSVPRLMPGQGAIIGAGAMEYPAEFQGASDERIADIGVGKLMTLTSTYDHRIIQGAESGDFLRTLHQLLISDEFYDEVFHTMGVPYEPIRWHKDIRERGVDKSSRVLEIIEAYRNRGHLMADTDPLRLVKDKFRSHPDLDVTKHGLTLWDLDREFNVGGFHGQERMKLRDVLSILRDAYCRHVGVEYMHILSPRQLRWLQDRVEQKHVKPTLAQQKYVMSKLNAAEAFETFLQTKYVGQKRFSLEGAEAVIPMMDAVIDQCAEYGLAEVVIGMPHRGRLNVLANIVGKPYSKIFTEFEGNMNPAAAHGSGDVKYHLGAEGTYIQMFGDNDIEVSLTANPSHLEAVDPVLEGLVRAKQDLIDGIGADVVKSFSVVPLMLHGDAAFAGQGIVAETLNMSELRGYRVGGTIHIVVNNQIGFTTSPESSRSSEYCTDIAKMIGAPILHVNGDDPEACDWAARLAVDFRQEFHKDVVIDMICYRRRGHNEGDDPSMTQPYMYDVIDTKRSVRKTYTEALIGRGDISLKEAEDALRDYQGQLERVFNEVRELEKFTPEPSESVEADQQTSDTLVTAVDKSVLHRIGDAFVNVPDGFTVHPRVRPVLDKRREMAYEGKVDWAFAELLAFGTLVDEGKAVRLTGQDSRRGTFTQRHAVIIDRKTAAEYTPLHNIGGEHPGWFAVHDSALSEYAAVGFEYGYSQGNPEALVLWEAQFGDFVNGAQSIIDEFISSGEAKWGQLSDVVLLLPHGHEGQGPDHTSGRIERFLQLCAEGSMTVAVPSTPANYFHLLRRHALDGIRRPLIVFTPKSMLRNKLAVSDVKDFTERGFFPVFEEPTYESGDGDRKSVRRVLLTSGKLYYELATRKRKDKRDDVAIVRIERLYPIPVAELTEALAGYSNATQFCWVQEEPANQGAWPMFGLALPELLPEKLSGIKRISRRPMSAPSSGSSKVHAVEQQEIIDEAFAPTN, translated from the coding sequence ATGTACCAGCGGTTCCAGGACGACCCGTCGTCGGTCGACGCGAGCTGGCACGAATTTCTGACCGACTACACCCCGGACGACACCGGAACCGCGCGGACACCGTCGTCGCGCGCCGACGCCGAGCCCGCACCGGCCGACCCGCCACCGGCCCCGAAGGCAGCGCCCGCACCAGCCCCGAAGGCAGCGCCGGCCTCGAAAACACCGCCGGCCCCGGCACCTACCGCGCCGACCGTGAATGTACCGGTGCTCGCCGGCGACGACCCGAAGGTGCTGCGTGGCGCCGCGGCGGCAGTGGCCAAGAACATGTCGGCCTCACTCACCATCCCGACCGCGACCAGCGTACGGGCCATCCCGGCCAAGCTGATGATCGACAACCGGTCGGTGGTCAACAATCACCTGGCCCGTACCCGGGGCGGCAAGATCTCGTTCACCCACATGCTGGGGTACGCCATCGTCCAGGCGATCAAGGCGTTCCCGAACATGAACCGGCACTTCGCCGACATCGACGGCAAGCCGAACGCGGTCTCCCCGGAACACACCAACCTGGGCCTGGCGATCGACCTGCCGGGCAAGGACGGCAGCCGCTCCCTGGTGGTGGCCGGGATCAAGAACACCGAGTCGATGAACTTCGCGCAGTTCCACAGCGCCTACGAGGACATCGTCCGGCGCGCCCGCAACGGCAAGCTCACCGCGGAGGACTTCGCCGGGGTGACGATTTCGCTGACCAACCCGGGCACGATCGGCACCGTGCACTCGGTGCCCCGGTTGATGCCCGGCCAGGGCGCGATCATCGGCGCCGGCGCGATGGAGTATCCGGCAGAGTTCCAGGGCGCCAGCGACGAGCGGATCGCCGATATCGGCGTCGGCAAGCTGATGACGCTGACGTCCACCTACGATCATCGGATCATCCAGGGCGCCGAGTCCGGTGACTTCCTGCGCACCCTGCATCAGCTGCTGATCAGCGACGAGTTCTACGACGAGGTCTTCCATACGATGGGAGTCCCGTACGAGCCGATCCGCTGGCACAAGGACATCCGCGAACGTGGGGTGGACAAGAGCAGCCGGGTACTGGAGATCATCGAGGCCTACCGCAACCGGGGCCACCTGATGGCCGACACCGATCCGCTACGCCTGGTCAAGGACAAGTTCCGGTCGCATCCGGATCTGGACGTGACCAAGCACGGGCTCACCCTCTGGGATCTGGATCGGGAGTTCAACGTCGGCGGCTTCCACGGCCAGGAGCGGATGAAGCTGCGCGACGTGCTGTCCATCCTGCGCGATGCCTACTGCCGGCACGTCGGGGTCGAGTACATGCATATCCTGTCGCCCCGGCAGCTGCGCTGGCTGCAGGATCGGGTGGAGCAGAAGCATGTCAAACCCACTCTGGCACAGCAGAAATACGTCATGAGCAAGCTGAACGCGGCCGAGGCGTTCGAGACGTTCTTGCAGACCAAGTACGTCGGGCAGAAGCGGTTTTCGCTGGAGGGCGCCGAAGCGGTGATCCCGATGATGGACGCCGTGATCGACCAATGCGCAGAGTACGGCCTGGCCGAAGTGGTCATCGGGATGCCCCACCGCGGCCGGCTGAACGTGCTGGCCAACATTGTGGGCAAGCCGTACTCGAAGATCTTCACCGAGTTCGAGGGCAATATGAACCCGGCGGCGGCGCACGGTTCCGGCGACGTGAAGTACCACCTGGGCGCCGAGGGCACCTACATTCAGATGTTCGGGGACAACGACATCGAGGTCTCGCTCACCGCGAATCCGTCGCACCTGGAAGCCGTGGACCCGGTGCTCGAGGGGCTGGTTCGAGCCAAGCAGGACCTGATCGACGGCATCGGCGCCGACGTGGTGAAATCCTTCTCGGTCGTCCCCCTGATGCTGCACGGTGATGCCGCCTTCGCCGGCCAGGGCATCGTGGCGGAAACGCTGAACATGTCCGAGCTACGCGGCTACCGGGTCGGCGGAACGATCCACATCGTGGTGAACAACCAGATCGGTTTCACCACCTCACCGGAGAGCTCCCGCTCCAGCGAATACTGCACCGACATCGCGAAGATGATCGGCGCGCCGATCCTGCACGTCAACGGCGACGACCCGGAGGCGTGCGACTGGGCGGCCCGGCTGGCGGTGGACTTCCGCCAGGAGTTCCACAAGGACGTCGTGATCGACATGATCTGCTATCGGCGCCGCGGGCACAACGAGGGCGACGATCCGTCGATGACCCAGCCGTACATGTACGACGTGATCGACACCAAGCGCAGCGTCCGTAAGACCTACACCGAGGCGCTGATCGGTCGTGGCGACATCTCGCTGAAGGAAGCCGAGGACGCCCTCCGCGACTACCAAGGTCAGCTCGAACGAGTGTTCAACGAGGTGCGTGAGCTGGAGAAGTTCACTCCGGAGCCGAGCGAATCGGTGGAGGCCGACCAACAAACCTCGGACACCTTGGTCACCGCTGTGGACAAATCCGTGTTGCACCGGATCGGCGACGCGTTCGTCAACGTACCGGACGGCTTCACCGTGCATCCCCGCGTCCGCCCCGTCCTGGACAAGCGGCGGGAGATGGCCTACGAAGGCAAGGTCGACTGGGCCTTCGCCGAGCTGCTGGCCTTCGGCACGCTGGTCGACGAGGGGAAGGCGGTCCGGCTGACCGGACAGGACTCCCGGCGCGGCACCTTCACCCAGCGGCATGCGGTGATCATCGACCGGAAGACCGCCGCCGAATACACGCCGTTGCACAACATCGGCGGCGAGCACCCCGGCTGGTTCGCGGTGCACGACTCGGCGCTGTCCGAGTACGCCGCGGTCGGTTTCGAGTACGGCTACTCGCAGGGCAATCCGGAAGCTCTGGTCCTGTGGGAAGCCCAGTTCGGCGATTTCGTCAACGGCGCCCAGTCGATCATCGACGAGTTCATCTCGTCCGGCGAGGCGAAGTGGGGGCAGCTGTCCGACGTGGTGTTGCTGCTGCCGCACGGGCACGAGGGGCAGGGGCCGGATCACACTTCAGGCCGGATCGAACGCTTCCTGCAGCTCTGCGCCGAAGGGTCGATGACGGTGGCGGTGCCGTCGACCCCAGCCAACTACTTCCATCTGTTGCGTCGGCACGCGTTGGACGGAATTCGCCGGCCGCTGATCGTCTTCACTCCGAAGTCGATGCTGCGCAACAAGTTGGCGGTCAGCGATGTCAAGGACTTCACCGAGCGCGGGTTCTTCCCGGTCTTCGAAGAACCCACCTACGAAAGCGGCGACGGTGACCGCAAATCGGTCCGGCGAGTGTTGCTGACCAGCGGCAAGCTCTACTACGAACTGGCTACCCGCAAGCGCAAGGACAAGCGCGACGATGTAGCCATCGTCCGGATCGAACGGCTCTATCCCATTCCGGTCGCCGAACTCACCGAAGCCCTCGCGGGGTACTCGAACGCGACCCAGTTCTGCTGGGTGCAGGAGGAGCCGGCGAACCAAGGCGCCTGGCCGATGTTCGGATTGGCGTTGCCGGAATTGCTGCCGGAGAAGCTGTCCGGGATCAAGCGGATCTCGCGGCGGCCGATGTCGGCTCCGTCGTCGGGATCGAGCAAGGTACACGCGGTGGAACAGCAGGAGATCATCGACGAGGCCTTCGCGCCGACCAACTGA